One window of Vitis riparia cultivar Riparia Gloire de Montpellier isolate 1030 chromosome 5, EGFV_Vit.rip_1.0, whole genome shotgun sequence genomic DNA carries:
- the LOC117914599 gene encoding kinesin-like protein KIN-12C isoform X1, which produces MSRDASDLRFVAANTLTNGQLESTENEFDNSMNSIHFPPPRTPLNTIPDPSQFQRQFQELDFDSKDRFGAARAGRSSDRKVEVLENLLSLNKVIGNVSNCGTPRVSGRGKAQSEPSSAQSTPARSISRTVNGGVVGACSGHRPPPYSVGKGGSSSRVSRGISNPMSEPLVEVPHFEIVEDPSFWMDHNVQVLIRIRPISSVERASQGYGRCLRQESSQTILWLGHPETRFTFDHIACEKISQEKLFTVAGLPMVENCISGYNSCMFAYGQTGSGKTYTMMGEIYEMDGELNEDCGITPRIFEYLFTRIRAEEENRRDEKLKYSCKCSFLEIYNEQITDLLEPSSTNLQLREDMKKGVYVENLTEYHVRTVGDIVKLLLQGAANRKMAATCMNSESSRSHSVFTCNIESHWEKDSMTHFRFARLNLVDLAGSERQKSSGAEGDRLKEAANINKSLSTLGLVIMSLVDLAHGKHRHVPYRDSRLTFLLQDSLGGNSKTTIIANVSPSTCSASETLSTLKFAQRAKLIQNNAKVNEDASGDVTALQRQIQQLKGQLSFLMNHHNLSRPLSRCLTSFGESRSGDFSEGYNSLEERIMINNHNTSAQNNKKMKCMEAALAGALRREKLAEDAVRRLEAEIECMNRLAHQREEDVQRTKMMLRFREEKIKRLELLSDGSMSADKYLMEENNALLEEVQLLQSRIERNPELTRFALENIRLLEQLRLFQNFYEQGERDALLAEVSGLRDQLLETLEGQLNFASAKENQDMDTVMELEDCKKMNSKLIREVDELHAELRKYLTCSQSASDSVTVSLSKDPEDFKQADKYSLVETISVRSDSGEEVASYDQVEDEVLQKKNTQKVDDALVMQHPDIEKELRDARMLIEAMESEQLRLIEELQFMQEENRRCMEMLSNKAKVEESVKLEVPCLETSDSEIQNMDLMNNLQVKLDRMTKDLENVKLKNNQYQEDWASQLCHEQQVELVREQVETETTRTILHLQEEVTALQLELHEKLCSMTEENLGLRNSLDAKENELRTLCGEWERATLELTNFLVDGSKSLKDASGQIESIASSFPQVNVWISEHVEKAAKVCIEKEETILLLQKSLEDAQKMAGEMELKLSSLKGATIALTEIQRVNNDESGKEAIQSSKLLDEKINMVKILESKLKKKEVQITEAENRANAAFLVVKKLSDHQHIALRSNIERDMDMSESAISPTMRSHQTSEAKTEADSLAWEDMEVQVQVARLGVLESENVINATYSDTELYLTALQTDILEASSLYRELVQDLMKDIDEMRKNFLELKEDCKNFQVHTVESEAHIPQLPNQYLMLHQIRDELDETNGRLDSIKDCISTTLNVHGCSIAGLDLIEAGGWSPDCYTSSNYHSSDASKDELDGKITEQNLNLKFEGGKILPSVNQTPEESNKLLENSIHREATIWWLRKELEMVFNVFNKLYVQLATLFNEKEIGNCSYMEGTCFLESLAPADNNQDTVLRKAVDEIKMEGMKRVFPSCKLRMEEAETSCSSIREAAADQIISHASRFLTKFEEAHTTIKEADFMLNALLKENENAKQVTGMWKQAGEEWLVEKASLIKEVEQLKSLIQLKEGENTVLQDHIHCSLVEMGDSMFFLEGSFLQMQKDVEERFRELYTAIISTGREILYSICNSRTSLEDIYSEIVEKEFALYVLYHCYMGEDFQRIIPGLNADHGFLRFRRQECNLVVNNLQKSCSSDEGNSMINGIEGIEEGDQSVAARDLEAELGQTSENLIYENLSLKKELERKEVLLKGLLFDFSLLQESASNKKDIKDETEKLILALSQVRCELEMKTSQLDDLLVQHRKLEGHLADTENALFISISDLEQAKESLDNLSDQNAELRVLLKDLYIKKSETEDQLEEQKDVIKGLEKEILRLTSSVEKKLMSSVEDIEDKLSRVTDERDGLHEEVCSLKDKLEMAYALADENEAIAVEARQESEASKIYAEQKEEEVKILEHSVEELECTINVLEKKVCEMDEEVERHRLIRNSLELELQALRHRMLTVESFTENTNVEQTEDQLSRQLYNISRELNEAHTRIRILEEERAERDKEIKQYKDYISELVLHAEAQASQYQQKYKTLEAMVHEVKTDSSNSVSAALVQEKTEKSTTRTRGSSSPFRCIAGLVQQMNMEKDQELSMARLRIEELEELAANRQKEVCMLNTRLAAADSMTHDVIRDLLGVKLDMTNYADLIDQHQVLKLLEEAQQQTEESVAKEQEIRNLKKQIDDLIEERESCILEINSKKADIFAAQMTVEQLQERDHLLTAQNEMLKMDKTNLKRKIIELDEMVKKLFGTQNSQQQIPQSMKIKESGSLRLGDAGITKRLANSEKLLSRVNDELAQYRRRTDEHSSYTKYRKQKGPI; this is translated from the exons ATGTCCAGAGACGCCTCCGATCTCCGGTTCGTAGCTGCAAACACTTTGACGAACGGACAACTTGAATCAACCGAAAATGAATTCGATAATTCGATGAATTCGATTCATTTTCCTCCTCCGAGGACGCCTCTGAACACTATACCGGATCCGTCGCAATTCCAGAGACAATTTCAAGAGTTGGATTTTGACTCCAAGGATAGATTTGGAGCTGCTAGGGCAGGTCGATCGTCGGATAGGAAGGTTGAAGTTTTGGAGAATTTGTTGTCGCTGAACAAAGTGATAGGAAATGTTTCCAATTGTGGGACTCCTAGGGTTTCTGGTAGAGGGAAAGCCCAGTCAGAGCCAAGTTCGGCTCAGAGCACTCCGGCGAGGAGTATTTCAAGGACTGTGAATGGCGGAGTAGTGGGAGCTTGTAGTGGTCATAGACCTCCTCCATACAGTGTTGGGAAAGGAGGGAGCTCTTCTAGGGTTTCTAGAGGGATTTCAAATCCAATGTCTGAACCGTTGGTCGAAGTTCCGCATTTTGAGATTGTGGAAGATCCCTCGTTTTGGATGGATCACAATGTGCAG GTATTGATACGGATTCGACCCATAAGTTCAGTGGAGAGGGCTTCGCAAGGGTATGGTAGATGCTTGAGGCAGGAGAGTTCACAGACCATATTGTGGCTTGGCCACCCTGAGACCAGATTTACGTTTGATCATATAGCATGCGAGAAAATATCACAG GAAAAACTATTCACGGTTGCTGGACTGCCCATGGTGGAGAACTGCATATCTGGGTATAATAGCTGTATGTTTGCTTACGGTCAG ACAGGTAGTGGGAAAACATATACTATGATGGGTGAGATATATGAGATGGACGGAGAGCTCAATGAAGATTGTGGGATAACTCCACGCATTTTCGAATATTTGTTCACAAGGATTAGAGCG GAAGAGGAGAACAGGAGGGATGAAAAACTGAAGTACAGCTGCAAATGTTCCTTTTTAGAGATATACAATGAACAGATAACAGATCTCTTGGAGCCTTCATCAACTAATCTGCAA CTAAGAGAAGATATGAAGAAAGGTGTATATGTTGAAAACCTGACGGAATATCACGTGAGAACTGTTGGTGATATAGTGAAGCTTCTGTTACAG GGTGCTGCAAACAGAAAAATGGCAGCAACCTGTATGAACAGTGAGAGCAGTCGGTCCCACAGTGTTTTCACTTGCAATATTGAAAGCCATTGGGAAAAAGATTCCATGACCCACTTCAGATTTGCAAGGTTAAATTTGGTAGATCTAGCTGGTTCAGAAAG GCAGAAGAGCTCTGGCGCAGAAGGAGATCGTTTGAAAGAAGCAGCAAATATAAACAAATCCTTATCAACTCTTGG TCTGGTGATAATGTCTCTGGTGGATTTAGCACATGGGAAACATAGACATGTTCCATACAGAGATTCTAGACTCACGTTTCTACTTCAG GATTCTCTGGGTGGAAACTCAAAAACAACTATTATTGCCAATGTCAGCCCATCTACTTG CTCTGCAAGTGAAACACTAAGCACTCTAAAGTTTGCCCAGCGTGCCAAACTTATTCAGAACAAT GCTAAAGTGAATGAAGATGCTTCGGGGGATGTAACGGCATTGCAAAGACAAATACAACAGTTAAAG GGCCAGTTGTCCTTTCTGATGAACCATCATAACCTTTCAAGGCCTTTGTCACGTTGTCTCACAAGTTTTGGAGAATCTAGATCTGGTGATTTTTCTGAAGGATATAATTCTTTAGAAGAGAGGATCATGATCAATAATCATAACACAAGTGCCCAAAATAATAAG AAGATGAAATGCATGGAAGCTGCTTTAGCTGGTGCCCTCAGGAGAGAGAAACTGGCAGAGGATGCAGTCCGGAGGTTAGAGGCTGAAATCGAATGCATGAATCGCTTG GCTCATCAAAGGGAAGAGGACGTTCAGCGCACTAAGATGATGCTAAGGTTCCGTGAGGAGAAGATTAAACGGCTTGAATTGCTTTCAGATGGCTCAATGTCTGCTGACAAGTATCTTATGGAGGAAAATAACGCATTGTTGGAAGAAGTTCAGCTGCTTCAATCAAGAATTGAAAGAAACCCAGAATTAACCCGATTTGCTTTGGAGAATATTAGACTTCTTGAGCAGCTCAGATT GTTTCAGAATTTCTATGAACAAGGAGAACGAGACGCATTGCTGGCTGAAGTTTCAGGATTGCGTGATCAG CTTCTGGAAACACTTGAAGGACAGCTGAACTTTGCTTCAGCAAAAGAAAATCAG GATATGGATACTGTCATGGAGTTGGAAGATTGCAAAAAGATGAATTCCAAACTCATTAG GGAAGTTGATGAATTACACGCAGAGCTGAGAAAATATTTGACCTGTAGCCAATCTGCGTCTGATTCT GTTACAGTTTCCTTATCCAAGGATCCTGAAGACTTTAAACAAGCAGATAAATACTCACTG GTTGAAACCATATCAGTCAGAAGTGATTCAGGGGAGGAAGTGGCATCATATGATCAGGTAGAAGATGAAGTACTGCAAAAGAAAAACACCCAGAAGGTGGATGATGCTTTAGTTATGCAGCATCCTGACATTGAAAAAGAGCTGAGGGATGCAAGAATGTTGATTGAAGCCATGGAGTCTGAGCAGCTGCGGCTAATTGAAGAACTTCAATTTATGCAGGAGGAGAATAGAAGGTGCATGGAAATGTTAAGCAACAAGGCCAAGGTAGAGGAATCTGTTAAACTTGAAGTTCCCtgtttggaaacaagtgattcAGAAATTCAGAACATGGACTTGATGAACAATTTGCAAGTCAAGTTGGACAGGATGACTAAGGACCTTGAGAATGTAAAACTAAAGAACAACCAGTATCAAGAGGATTGGGCATCACAGCTATGTCATGAGCAGCAAGTTGAATTAGTGCGTGAGCAGGTTGAGACGGAAACAACTAGAACAATTCTTCATTTACAGGAAGAGGTCACTGCTCTTCAGTTAGAACTTCATGAGAAATTATGTAGCATGACTGAAGAAAACCTGGGACTCAGAAACAGCCTGGAtgctaaagaaaatgaattaagGACATTATGTGGGGAGTGGGAAAGGGCAACCTTGGAACTAACGAACTTCCTTGTAGATGGTTCTAAATCTCTCAAAGATGCCTCTGGCCAGATAGAAAGTATTGCCTCTTCATTTCCTCAAGTTAATGTTTGGATTAGTGAACATGTTGAGAAGGCTGCCAAAGTTTGCATTGAGAAGGAAGAAACAATTTTATTACTACAAAAAAGCTTAGAAGATGCTCAAAAGATGGCAGGAGAAATGGAGCTGAAGTTGAGTTCCTTGAAGGGAGCAACAATTGCTTTAACTGAAATTCAAAGGGTAAATAATGATGAAAGTGGTAAAGAGGCAATTCAGTCAAGTAAACTGTTGGATGAGAAGATCAACATGGTTAAAATCCTAGAGAGTAAACTGAAGAAAAAGGAGGTTCAGATTACTGAAGCTGAAAACCGGGCTAATGCTGCATTCCTAGTGGTGAAAAAACTCTCTGATCATCAGCACATTGCTCTCAGAAGCAACATTGAGAGAGATATGGACATGTCAGAATCGGCTATTTCCCCCACAATGCGTAGCCACCAGACCTCTGAGGCGAAGACTGAAGCAGATTCTTTGGCATGGGAAGATATGGAGGTTCAAGTTCAAGTGGCAAGACTAGGAGTTCTGGAGTCAGAGAATGTTATTAATGCTACTTATTCAGATACAGAACTGTATTTAACAGCCCTCCAAACCGATATTCTTGAAGCGTCTTCTTTATATAGGGAGTTGGTTCAGGACTTGATGAAAGATATTGATGAGATGAGGAAAAATTTCCTGGAATTAAAAGAGGATTGTAAAAATTTTCAGGTTCATACAGTAGAGTCAGAAGCACATATTCCGCAGCTTCCAAACCAGTATCTCATGCTGCATCAAATAAGAGATGAACTCGATGAAACAAATGGCAGACTGGATAGCATTAAAGATTGCATTAGCACAACCTTAAATGTGCATGGCTGCTCAATAGCGGGTCTAGATTTGATAGAAGCAGGTGGATGGAGTCCTGATTGTTATACTTCAAGCAATTATCATTCAAGTGATGCTTCAAAAGATGAATTGGATGGTAAGATAACTGAACAAAACTTAAACCTGAAGTTCGAAGGCGGCAAGATACTTCCCTCTGTTAATCAAACACCTGAAGAGTCGAACAAGCTCTTGGAGAACTCAATTCACAGAGAAGCAACAATATGGTGGCTCAGGAAGGAATTAGAGATGGTATTCAATGTCTTCAATAAACTATATGTCCAGTTAGCCACACTTTTCAATGAGAAGGAAATTGGAAATTGCTCTTACATGGAAGGTACATGTTTTCTTGAATCACTGGCACCTGCAGATAACAATCAGGACACTGTACTTAGAAAAGCAgttgatgaaataaaaatggaagGGATGAAGCGAGTCTTTCCATCTTGCAAGTTGCGGATGGAGGAAGCTGAAACAAGCTGCAGCAGTATCAGAGAG GCAGCTGCGGATCAGATAATCAGTCATGCTAGTAGGTTCTTAACCAAATTTGAGGAGGCACACACAACCATAAAAGAAGCCGATTTTATGTTGAATGCATTgcttaaagaaaatgaaaatgcaaAGCAGGTGACTGGTATGTGGAAGCAAGCGGGTGAGGAGTGGCTGGTGGAGAAAGCAAGCTTGATTAAGGAAGTAGAACAGCTTAAATCCTTGATACAATTGAAAGAAGGAGAGAATACAGTACTGCAGGATCACATCCACTGTAGTTTGGTAGAGATGGGGGACTCTATGTTTTTCCTTGAAGGGTCTTTTCTGCAAATGCAAAAGGATGTTGAGGAGAGGTTCAGGGAACTGTATACTGCTATCATTTCTACAGGACGGGAAATTCTATACAGCATTTGCAACTCAAGAACATCATTGGAGGATATTTACTCTGAGATCGTGGAGAAAGAATTTGCTTTATATGTGCTGTACCACTGCTATATGGGAGAAGATTTCCAAAGAATAATACCGGGCCTCAATGCAGATCATGGTTTCCTCCGATTCAGAAGGCAAGAATGCAATTTGGTGGTGAATAATTTGCAGAAGAGTTGCTCGAGTGATGAGGGTAATAGCATGATTAATGGTATTGAAGGCATAGAAGAAGGTGATCAAAGTGTAGCAGCCAGAGACTTGGAAGCAGAGTTGGGCCAAACCAGTGAGAACCTGATATATGAGAATTTGTCTCTCAAGAAAGAATTGGAAAGGAAAGAGGTTTTATTGAAGGGTTTACTTTTTGATTTTAGCTTGTTGCAGGAATCAGCCTCCAACAAGAAAGACATAAAGGATGAAACTGAAAAATTGATTCTCGCTTTAAGCCAAGTTCGATGTGAACTAGAGATGAAAACAAGTCAGCTTGATGACCTATTGGTTCAGCATAGAAAGCTTGAGGGTCACCTAGCTGATACTGAAAATGCCTTGTTTATCTCAATTTCAGACCTTGAGCAAGCCAAAGAATCATTAGACAATCTCTCAGACCAAAATGCTGAGTTGAGAGTGCTATTAAAAGACCTCTACATCAAAAAATCTGAGACAGAAGATCAATTAGAAGAACAAAAGGACGTCATCAAAGGCTTAGAGAAGGAAATTCTTCGTTTGACTTCTTCAGTGGAGAAAAAATTGATGTCCTCGGTTGAGGACATTGAAGATAAATTAAGCAGGGTCACTGATGAGAGAGATGGACTCCATGAAGAAGTCTGTTCTCTGAAAGACAAGCTTGAGATGGCTTATGCATTAGCAGATGAAAATGAAGCTATTGCTGTTGAAGCACGCCAG gaatcgGAGGCAAGTAAAATATATGCAGAACAGAAGGAAGAGGAGGTTAAGATTTTAGAACATTCTGTGGAGGAGCTCGAGTGTACAATAAATGTACTGGAGAAAAAG GTATGTGAAATGGATGAAGAGGTGGAGAGACATAGATTGATAAGAAATTCCTTGGAACTGGAACTCCAAGCTTTAAGACACAGAATGTTGACAGTTGAATCCTTCACCGAAAACACAAATGTTGAACAAACTGAAGATCAATTATCAAG GCAACTGTATAACATATCACGGGAACTTAATGAGGCTCATACCCGGATAAGAATTCTGGAAGAGGAGAGAGCAGAACGGGATAAAGAG ATCAAACAATACAAAGATTACATCTCCGAACTTGTATTGCATGCTGAAGCCCAGGCATCACAGTACCAACAAAAG TACAAAACTTTGGAGGCCATGGTTCATGAAGTGAAAACAGATTCATCAAACTCGGTATCAGCCGCACTGGTACAAGAGAAAACTGAAAAATCCACAACGAGGACAAGGGGTTCCAGCTCACCATTCAGGTGTATCGCAGGTTTGGTTCAGCAAATGAACATGGAGAAGGATCAGGAACTGTCAATGGCTAGGCTTCGTATAGAAGAACTAGAGGAATTGGCAGCAAATAGGCAGAAAGAG GTTTGCATGCTGAATACTAGACTGGCAGCAGCAGATAGCATGACACATGATGTCATTCGAGATTTACTTGGTGTGAAGCTGGACATGACTAACTATGCA GATTTGATAGACCAGCACCAAGTTCTAAAGTTATTGGAAGAGGCTCAGCAACAAACAGAAGAGTCTGTTGCAAAG GAGCAAGAAATACGGAACCTAAAGAAGCAGATTGATGATCTAATAGAGGAAAGAGAGAG TTGCATATTGGAAATAAATAGCAAGAAAGCAGATATATTTGCTGCCCAGATGACGGTTGAGCAACTTCAAGAACGAGATCACTTGCTCACTGCACAGAACGAAATGTTAAAG ATGGACAAGACCAATCTAAAGAGGAAGATCATAGAACTGGACGAGATGGTGAAAAAGCTTTTTGGAACTCAAAACTCCCAACAGCAAATTCCACAATCAATGAAGATAAAG GAGAGCGGCTCGTTGAGGCTGGGTGATGCTGGTATCACCAAAAGGCTAGCAAACTCCGAGAAACTTCTTTCTCGTGTGAATGATGAACTTGCTCAGTATCGCAGAAGAACAGATGAGCATAGCTCTTACACAAAATATAG GAAGCAGAAGGGGCCAATTTAA